One part of the Halobacteriovorax vibrionivorans genome encodes these proteins:
- the tyrS gene encoding tyrosine--tRNA ligase, which yields MNFFEELEARGIVNQFSHDELKEILNEKKISFYCGYDPTAKSLQLGNLFAVVTMMRLQKQGHKPYVLVGGATGMIGDPSGKSDERNLQTQDDLDKNLAGQKAQLEKLLDFSGENAATMVNNIDWIGKFSLIEFLRDVGKRFRIGEMLSKDSVKSRLNSDAGISFTEFTYQMIQGYDFAHLNKEYDVSLQIGGADQWGNMVAGMDLTRKMHSKPAFCMTIPLLTDSNGKKFGKSEGGAIYLDPSMTSPYKMYQFLLNSDDSSVIKYLKTLTFLTLEEIAEYEKLVETEPHLRAAQKRLAEEIVTLVHGKEGLEAAIRATDFFFGKVIENTTDEELAGIFDDVPSIELDKAQLGELSYLDMLALTPLFKSKGEARKMVGQNGVAINNVKNKDIDHVISKDDLASESCLILKKGKKNYCVVKFI from the coding sequence ATGAATTTTTTTGAAGAATTAGAAGCCAGAGGAATTGTAAATCAATTCTCGCATGATGAATTAAAAGAAATCTTAAATGAAAAGAAAATATCTTTTTACTGTGGGTATGATCCTACAGCAAAGTCCCTACAACTTGGAAATCTTTTTGCTGTTGTGACAATGATGCGACTGCAGAAACAAGGACATAAGCCTTACGTTCTTGTTGGTGGTGCTACTGGAATGATTGGAGATCCTTCAGGAAAGAGCGACGAGAGAAATCTTCAAACTCAAGATGATCTTGATAAGAATTTGGCGGGACAAAAAGCACAACTTGAAAAGCTTTTAGACTTTAGTGGTGAAAATGCCGCTACCATGGTTAATAATATCGATTGGATTGGTAAGTTTTCACTTATTGAATTTCTAAGAGATGTTGGAAAGCGTTTTAGAATAGGTGAAATGCTTTCAAAAGATTCAGTAAAATCACGTCTTAATTCAGATGCTGGTATTAGTTTTACAGAATTTACTTATCAAATGATTCAAGGTTATGACTTTGCTCACCTTAATAAAGAATATGATGTAAGTCTTCAAATTGGCGGTGCCGATCAGTGGGGAAATATGGTTGCAGGAATGGATCTTACTCGTAAGATGCACTCTAAACCTGCCTTTTGTATGACGATTCCTCTTCTTACTGATTCAAATGGGAAGAAGTTTGGAAAGTCTGAAGGTGGAGCAATCTATCTAGATCCTTCAATGACATCTCCTTATAAGATGTACCAATTCTTACTAAATTCAGATGACTCTTCTGTTATAAAGTATCTTAAAACTTTAACTTTTTTAACTCTTGAAGAGATTGCTGAATATGAAAAGTTAGTAGAAACTGAGCCTCATTTAAGAGCAGCTCAGAAACGCTTGGCCGAAGAAATTGTTACTCTCGTTCATGGCAAAGAAGGGCTTGAGGCTGCCATAAGGGCCACTGACTTCTTCTTTGGAAAGGTCATTGAAAACACGACAGATGAAGAACTTGCTGGAATCTTTGATGATGTACCTTCAATAGAATTAGATAAAGCTCAATTAGGAGAGCTTTCTTATCTTGATATGCTTGCTCTAACCCCTCTTTTTAAATCTAAGGGGGAGGCAAGAAAAATGGTTGGCCAAAATGGTGTGGCCATTAACAATGTAAAGAATAAGGATATTGATCACGTAATCTCAAAAGATGATCTAGCTAGTGAGTCGTGCCTTATCCTTAAAAAAGGTAAGAAGAACTACTGTGTAGTGAAATTTATTTAA
- a CDS encoding PAS domain-containing sensor histidine kinase, which translates to MNLEKFIELLKYGNFEDQNSRIAIFDKDARFVFVSTTLFGFTENYVGMTVYEYYQGHLADSEVKKVKDCFAKALNGEPSCTQAILTNRLNKEKITWDVDFNSFVDDKGDTYVLSRIRPHEVNLSTSSTNFFIREMVEQSSDVFTVFDKDFYIVYVSKVLGKWRDESVLGLHISDLISGKALEKFYKRYKKAKENPGVVITDIVTIDMSSDDDPRNELILESSVEFHDFNQLGCYYLDRTSDVTEKVLRNREIEIQKATIDKMSKWTALGQMAANIAHEVNNPLAIIELQTQALEKRGKDLKIEQVLEKVRSIAEQKNRIANIVSSLHIYSQDDRSKRESVSLSSLIHDSIALFKTALVDEDLKIVFSNDSDNDIVMVNSSEIIQVFINLLNNAHDAILDLKDKWIEINLDDSNHKVYVDIIDSGHGIEPKLASKIFNRFYTTKGEKKGTGLGLNICQEIMNDHGGHISYVKDAEHTTFSLTFPSVELN; encoded by the coding sequence ATGAACTTAGAGAAGTTTATCGAATTATTAAAATACGGAAATTTTGAAGATCAAAATTCTCGCATTGCTATATTTGATAAAGATGCTCGTTTTGTTTTTGTTTCCACCACTCTTTTTGGCTTCACTGAAAACTATGTGGGTATGACAGTCTATGAATATTATCAAGGTCACCTTGCTGATTCAGAAGTTAAAAAAGTTAAAGACTGCTTTGCTAAGGCCTTAAATGGGGAACCCTCATGTACGCAGGCTATTTTAACGAATCGGTTAAATAAAGAAAAAATCACTTGGGACGTGGACTTTAATTCATTTGTGGATGATAAAGGTGATACCTATGTTTTATCAAGGATACGACCTCATGAAGTCAATTTAAGTACAAGTTCTACAAATTTCTTTATTCGTGAAATGGTTGAACAAAGCTCTGATGTTTTCACTGTATTTGATAAGGACTTTTATATCGTTTATGTTTCAAAAGTTCTTGGAAAGTGGCGTGACGAGTCTGTTTTAGGGCTACATATCTCAGATCTTATTTCTGGAAAAGCTCTTGAAAAATTTTATAAGCGTTATAAAAAAGCAAAAGAAAATCCAGGCGTTGTCATCACTGATATTGTCACTATTGATATGAGTTCTGATGATGATCCTCGTAATGAGTTAATTCTAGAATCATCAGTTGAATTTCATGATTTTAATCAACTCGGTTGTTATTATCTTGATCGTACTTCTGATGTTACAGAAAAGGTTCTACGAAATCGTGAAATTGAAATTCAAAAAGCAACGATTGATAAAATGTCTAAATGGACAGCTCTTGGTCAAATGGCCGCTAATATTGCACATGAAGTAAATAATCCACTTGCAATTATTGAATTACAAACTCAAGCTCTAGAAAAGAGAGGCAAGGACTTAAAGATTGAACAAGTCCTTGAGAAGGTTCGCTCTATAGCTGAACAAAAGAATCGAATAGCAAATATTGTTAGCTCCCTTCATATATACTCTCAAGATGATCGTTCAAAAAGAGAATCTGTAAGTCTCTCGTCTCTTATTCATGACTCTATTGCTCTTTTTAAAACTGCTCTTGTTGACGAAGACTTAAAGATCGTTTTCTCGAATGATTCAGATAATGACATCGTAATGGTTAATTCATCCGAGATTATTCAAGTATTTATTAATCTTTTAAATAATGCTCACGATGCAATTCTTGATTTGAAAGATAAATGGATTGAAATTAATTTGGATGATAGTAATCATAAGGTCTATGTTGATATAATCGATAGTGGCCATGGAATTGAGCCTAAGTTAGCGAGTAAGATCTTTAATCGTTTTTATACAACGAAGGGTGAAAAGAAGGGAACTGGGCTAGGATTAAATATCTGCCAAGAGATCATGAATGATCATGGGGGCCATATCTCTTATGTTAAGGATGCCGAACACACGACTTTCTCATTAACTTTTCCTAGTGTTGAATTAAACTAG